From one Brachypodium distachyon strain Bd21 chromosome 4, Brachypodium_distachyon_v3.0, whole genome shotgun sequence genomic stretch:
- the LOC112268649 gene encoding uncharacterized protein LOC112268649, protein MDLTREIRWHLRGGIDLSFARPGCGLSATASSQHRPARRGRSSHSLCSTRQRNCRRWTYCASPLHPRHRAPPMLFHCFWPPCPRHHAPQLDRPPDRHPRAPPLYILPAPPPCVLIAAPSCRGSVGARGDATLLLLSLAGTADAAMPTLPPGAREEEHYVARILGAFAAPALIGCSHNVAPPLASATVTSSPVGSPCSHGCAADLDTVVSGGLCCNDSRCAVRGFAWMMHTRFLMLQETNVAMKCCIQDFCCIEFIS, encoded by the exons ATGGATCTAACGCGTGAAATTAGATGGCATTTACGTGGTGGGATCGATCTGTCATTCGCTCGTCCAGGTTGTGGGCTCTCTGCAACTGCCAGCTCGCAGCATCGGCCTGCTCGCCGTGGGCGTTCCAGTCACAGCCTTTGCAGCACGCGGCAGCGGAACTGCCGCCGCTGGACCTACTGCGCATCCCCGCTGCATCCCCGCCATCGAGCGCCGCCGATGCTCTTCCACTGCTTTTGGCCGCCGTGTCCTCGCCACCATGCTCCGCAGCTGGACCGGCCTCCTGATCGTCACCCCCGTGCCCCACCGCTGTACATCCTGCCTGCCCCGCCGCCTTGCGTGCTGATCGCCGCGCCGTCTTGCCGCGGGAGCGTAGGCGCCAGAGGAGACGcgaccctgctgctgctttccCTCGCTGGAACCGCCGATGCTGCCATGCCGACACTGCCGCCCGGCGCCAGAGAAGAAGAG CATTATGTTGCAAGGATTCTAGGTGCCTTCGCGGCGCCGGCTCTCATAGGCTGCAGCCACAACGTCGCCCCACCGCTCGCCTCTGCCACCGTGACCTCGTCACCCGTTGGGTCTCCGTGCAGCCACGGctgcgccgccgacctcgacaCCGTCGTTTCCG GGGGATTATGTTGCAATGATTCTAGGTGTGCTGTGAGGGGATTTGCATGGATGATGCATACGAGATTTTTGATGTTGCAAGAGACCAATGTTGCGATGAAATGCTGCATACAGGATTTTTGTTGCATCGAGTTCATATCTTGA
- the LOC100836180 gene encoding UPF0481 protein At3g47200 — protein sequence MWVVDMERKIKDSEPSAKTAKWRKHSIFCVPPRFKMVHGRASGGETSVFMPQTVALGPFHHGNEGLKPMEEHKMRAVRHLLHRADKTIGELVESVEVVADELEDAYMDLGDEWRGENRGKFLEMMIADGCFLLEVMRKGDRNDYLDSDPVFSKNGMQHIRPFVQRDMLMLENQLPLKVLQRIVAMETGKPPNDGDVDINKMVLTFLCPNWDPLVPCDGLGLHPLDLFRRSLLKCSAAPVHRGAPGTARPEPERVERDVPRSAQKLADAGIRFRTNSEKFQLNDIDFHRMTRRLMMPRVFLDDATPYKFHNVMAFEALHVRTSNDVTAYVTAFVLFMKDIIDSAEDVALLRRKGIVVHDLADNDEAVVKMFNTLTRDVCKYGQSRLCGVREEMEDYYKRSVMKWLVLEPWAFLKNKYFRSPWTFIALVAAICLVATDIMQTFYAVMSYEVAKQSLQAQLKDTKH from the exons ATGTGGGTGGTCGACATGGAGAGGAAGATCAAGGACTCGGAGCCATCGGCGAAGACGGCGAAATGGCGGAAGCACAGCATCTTCTGCGTGCCGCCGCGTTTCAAGATGGTCCATGGCAG GGCCAGTGGCGGGGAGACAAGTGTGTTCATGCCGCAGACGGTGGCTCTGGGCCCGTTCCACCACGGCAACGAAGGCTTGAAACCCATGGAGGAACACAAGATGAGGGCCGTCCGGCACCTGCTCCACCGGGCTGACAAGACGATCGGCGAGCTCGTCGAGTCCGTCGAAGTCGTGGCCGACGAGCTGGAGGACGCGTACATGGACCTCGGCGACGAGTGGCGCGGCGAGAACAGGGGAAAGTTCCTGGAGATGATGATCGCCGACGGCTGTTTCCTGCTGGAAGTGATGAGGAAGGGTGACCGCAACGACTATCTAGACAGCGACCCCGTTTTCAGCAAGAACGGGATGCAGCACATTAGGCCGTTCGTCCAGCGCGACATGCTCATGCTGGAGAATCAGCTCCCGCTGAAGGTGCTTCAGAGGATCGTCGCTATGGAGACTGGCAAACCTCCG AACGACGGAGATGTTGACATCAACAAAATGGTACTGACATTCCTGTGCCCAAATTGGGATCCCCTTGTGCCGTGCGATGGCCTGGGACTCCATCCCCTCGACCTCTTCCGGAGGAGCCTACTGAAGTGTTCTGCCGCCCCAGTTCACCGCGGGGCTCCAGGCACCGCGCGTCCGGAACCGGAACGGGTGGAACGCGACGTCCCCCGCTCCGCACAGAagctcgccgacgccggcatCCGGTTCAGGACCAACAGCGAGAAATTCCAGTTGAACGACATCGATTTCCACAGGATGACGCGCAGGCTCATGATGCCCCGGGtcttcctcgacgacgccACCCCGTACAAGTTCCACAACGTGATGGCGTTCGAAGCGCTGCACGTCCGCACCAGCAACGACGTGACGGCATACGTGACGGCATTCGTGCTCTTCATGAAGGACATCATCGACTCGGCCGAGGACGTGGCCCTGCTGAGGAGGAAAGGGATCGTCGTCCATGACCTCGCCGACAACGACGAAGCCGTGGTGAAGATGTTCAACACGCTCACGAGGGACGTGTGCAAGTACGGGCAGAGCCGGCTGTGCGGCGTCCGCGAGGAGATGGAGGACTACTACAAGAGGAGCGTCATGAAATGGCTGGTGCTCGAGCCGTGGGCTTTCCTCAAGAACAAGTACTTCAGGAGCCCGTGGACGTTCATAGCGCTTGTCGCGGCCATCTGCTTGGTCGCAACCGACATCATGCAGACTTTCTATGCCGTCATGAGCTACGAAGTTGCCAAACAATCTCTACAAGCACAATTAAAGGATACAAAGCACTGA